The Anastrepha ludens isolate Willacy chromosome 2, idAnaLude1.1, whole genome shotgun sequence DNA window gAGGTTAGTTTTTATTAGTTAgtcttttttctaaaagcggtcacccctcggcaggcaatggcagactgtatttctgccatgaaaaagctcctcattaaaaacaTTTGCTGTTCCGAGTCgattcctccatttgtgtaacaaaatcaagacgagcgccacaaataggagtaggagctcggccaaaaacataacagaagtgtacggctcaattttttatttatttttagtgaaGTTTAAAGTATCGAGCGTCCATAATTTTATTGCGAGTTTAAGTAGAGAGTATTAAAATAGTTCCTATTAAAGGAATATGACACCTTTTGTTGCTCACAGAGGACATTCAGGTTGAGCCTCCGAGTGAGTGTATGAGATTTTAATACGTCTTAATGTTGGGCCTAACCAACAAGCGAAACTCAATACCATTTTTAGGACGCGATTTGTGGAATTTATTGCGCAGCATAGAGGAAAAAGTAGATTAATGTCTATTAACAATTTGGGAGCTAGTTGAGTCCTTTAGATATAATAACAATTTAACTATCGTAGAGTACTTTATGGCGTCTTGACTGAAATTTACGTGGATACGTGAAAATCTAATAAGTTGTATTAGAAAATtagaattgaattttaaaaatatcctcaaagatattttttaatttaaaataataaaaatatttgtaagaaaaataaaaaagtaattattcTTTCCCAATTGTTAGGCCAGCGATCACTGCACGCCACTTAAAAATATACTGGTTTTACGATGTGTGCTCGTATGCCGCAACATCGTAGCAGAGCAGAATAATTCACACTTAGCTTTTGCAAGTATTTcgccaataaaaaaattcatatgcgtatatatgtatgtatgtatttatgtgtgtatatgttgcAAGTGTGCATGCACTAAATAGTTAGGTGCAtaattctaatttaaatttgaCATGACGTCTGCATCATAAACACCCTTCCTTCCCGCCGGCAATGCATTTTGTGGCCATTGCAAATTGCGTATATCTTTTTTAGTGTTGTGTCGTCAGCTTGTTTGCATCTCTTTGCCGCATGACAAGTCGCAAATGCGCCTCAATGCAGTAGAAAATGTCCTGGTCTAccctaataaatattaattatgcgtattttttgaccaaaataaaagaaacaaattagaAAAGAAATTGAGAATTCagtgtgcaaataaattaattgcCTTCACTTTTTCTTTGCTCAGGTTGTAGcctgtttttttctgtttcaacgCCGTGACTTGGGGCTACCTATAAATACCTGCTATTCCCGACATTAGTAATTAGTTGTGAACTACTGTGCGAAATTTGCGAGTgggtcaaataaatttaattgcttaGCAAGACAGAGCTTAGTTccgtaatatttttattcattgaaAAAATGTGTGGAATAAATTTGAACGTTTACTACCAAGACTGACGAAGCATATCTGAGCACTAACCATAACAAGAAAGTTTAACTAACCACCATAGCATCTGTAAGTAGCGCTAGCGTGAAAAAGCAGAACTCAGTAAGGTTCTAGAAAACCTCATCTCGTCGATAATCTTTTAACTATTTACCTCCAATCGCACTATTTCTGATCACACCAGTTGCTCAGCGACACATTTCCTTTCAAAACAGGTTCTGAATAGTCCGAGTAGTAAATATGTACTTagtgagctggctagacaggggaccTTCAAGATGATTTCACCGGGAAATGAGAGTATTGGGGTTACTTTTAGAATCTATTGTCTGCTCCTGTGCGCAAACGGGTAACgttgcgagatccttctggccacgaaTATATGAGccatcgaatttttttattttgatttatttattctgaTTTTTGTGGGTATCCTTACCACGAATTGTCCGTTAAGTATCCATGTGGTGAGACTTGTAGAAGTGGCCTAAAGGAtggggtggaatcatctcatctCACCTGCTCTTGTCGGTTAACATACccggtgaatttcatcattagCTTCAAGCAGTTAATACAAATGTAATTAGAAACTGTTGGTCGTCATACTCCAATCTAAAGCCctctatttcttcttttttgattccttccttttgtttgcttCTTTTCCCTCTGTATGGCATCAAAATGGACTAATTTTGATTCTTTGCCCAAGTGGGCCTCTCGCCATTTATTCTAACCTAActtcgcgccaatcaagaaagaGTTAAATACTGAGCGAAAGAAAATCTTAAATGCTCGCCAGGAAAGTTCCAGATTCAACAGGGGAGATTAAAAGATCAAGTCCGAAACTTTGAGTGAACTTTCAAGGAATTCATGAATTCTTAAATGCGACTTCCTCGGGCCCCCTCTATGGAAGAGCTGACTGATTGTGTTAAAGATCGTCATGATAGAAATAGGAAGTGTAAGGATTTCCTCTACTTTCAGAGCATCAACTCATCTAACCGTTGAAAAGCCTAAGTATGAGTTGTAGATGGTTTGTGTGATATACTGACATGAGATgagtgttgccacctgtttttTAACGgaagtaatttattaaaaagtatatatatttaaaaaaaactttctaaCAACAATTTTCTTGGcagcgttgccacctgaattttattgcaaatataaCAATTTATCGCACATTTCATTTAGTTACTAAGCTACAGAATTCAATAAAAGGCATTTAAACGagctataattaaaaaaaaattgggctggtgttgccacttacattttttggaaattaagaagttttttacagaaatatattactggtaaaatatgtaaaaaaaataatgtgatagccttaattcaataaaaaataaattttcaaagggTGTTGCCATCTAATTGAAGTttacatgaaatattttttcaaattacaatgaaataaaatgagagCTTGTAATATGGGTGTTCAAAGGAGTGAAAAgaggtttgaaatattttttagccggtgttgccacctacttttttttggaaattaagactttttttacagaaatatattactgataaaaatatgtaaaaaaattaatgtgaaagttttaactcaataaaaaataaattttcaaagggTGCTGCCATctaattgaaacttttttttttaaattataacgaaatAAAATGAGAGTTTGGGATATGGGGGTTCAAAAGAGTGAAAAGAGGTTCGACATTTGTTTAGCCGGTGTTGCCACCTACTTGTTttggaaattaagaaaattttttccgaaatataTTACAGGAATATATTAATATGAAAGTAATGATAGTTTtaatccaataaaaaataaatttttaaaaggtgttgccatttaataaaaaaaaaatcatattaaattataatataatatgacaAACGGTTTGGATATGGCAATATGCACTGAAGTGCATGAAGAAAGTTTTGtatatggcgttgccacctaacttTTAATGTGAAAGTTGCAAATAATGGTACAGTTGAATTTAGTATTTggatatacagtgcactcgcggtaactcgaatagccgctaagtcgaacgacgtgctaactcgaacacatttttttccctattgactagtttgtaactcgaacaatattaaagcgctataactcgaacaaaaaaacaaatttatttgtacacacattcttttcaaacatgtacattttgtacatacatacatatgtaatagtatatgtatataaattatatgtatactagtgtattgtccatatgaatatttcgacgttaatatcccgttagttttctgggaacaacatcttgcattgaccaaattgctttaaatttgtcatttgtagtatatcagtgcacgtgagtaatggatcgtaaaaggttgcagtgtttaacattaaaagagagggccgaagtccttaacaaaattaaacgtggacgtagtgttacttctctagcgaaggaatatggggtagccaagtccaccataagtcttataaaaaagaaagacaaggcaattttaaaagcagtaaacaacacgtttttgggtcctgggaagaggagaactttaaaagcttctgagtttcctaaaatgaaagccgctttatacaaatggtttctgtcccaaagaaaaaagaattacccaataagtggactcatcttgaaagaacataacatgaaaaacataatttacaggtcgaatttacgctttatgatgttaacaaatggaatgatggtgccgaatttaccgacacagaagtaataattgaaactagtgattctgagtctgagtttaacaacacaactgagacttgtgagcggatatcatctgaggaggcagttagctctatcaataaggtgggccacaactgaacaagtaagccccgcaaaggttaacactcttcaatttctgcgtgaaaaagtcatattcaacattgctgcaggcaagaaaagacaaacacacattacaactttcttttcggcctaacttttctgttaaagctgactttttttgtgtaactgacacaaaggctgccaaatatttgatgaaaaatattgaaacgaattaattattttaaacatattcatgttcatatccatatgtaaataaataaataaatttaattgaaaaaaatcgatatcgatgactgtttttttaccatagcacactcaattgataagtcgaacaaattcgataaatcgaacagcgcctgttttaattagttcgagttatcgcgagtgcactgtatatcaTGTTAATTATCATGGGGCACATTTTAGTTATAAAGTTGTTAATTATTTAGAATGGCGATCCACTTAATTTTTGAtatgaaaaattattggaattaccatattttattaaaaatgccaactaaaaacagaaattgtttgcttttcatttttaaaaatttgttggtgtTAATTGCCAGACATATTAGGTATTTCATTTAACGCGCAAAGAAAACCGCGGCATCTGCTAGTTATTAAAACTTATGTTTGTAACTATAATTTCAATGGCGTGatgaaaatccacaaaatgCCAGGGTATTccgattttgtatatttttgcatCATAAAATTGTACTCGACTAATTTTAtgatgcaaaaatataaaaaaatcggaTTGCACTGGtattttgtggattttcatCACGCCGTTATTATGGCATCTCCTTTTTGTCTGTACTGTTACTATGGTAGTTTCTTCACTCATTTACACACAtggcttatttttgttttactcgaCAGGTCTATGCGACCTTCTTATCGAGGAGCCATTTTGCGACTGTTAttcaaacttttattaaatttatttccttaTTGATGCatcaatatttaattaaaatttattcttattttttatttttttagttattaaaatttactataattaaaaaaaaaaattgaattctcACCTCTACTCTTCTCTCTATTTCTTTAATTGCAGTTACATTCAACACTTTGACAATTTCCACTTCCCAAACGGTGTTTTAAAATAATGACTATAGCAACGACAACAAATGTTAGtaataacaaaagcaacaacactaaAAGCCTGTCGAACTACGTACTTGTGATTTCAGTAAATTCGCATTCCGGCTAGCAGTGCTTAGAGCTAAACGCGCTTGCGAACAGCCGTTAACGACAAACACCGACGTTTTATGCAAATGCACGCGGCAAAAAAAAATCTCCGCCATTTCTCGAATGTCTTGGCCAGGAGATCGACGACTGTGAAGAGTGAGAAAAAATGCAATATCAACGAGGAAGACGAAGATGAAAATCAACGACAATTGAAATTGTATTGTGTAAAATATTACAACAGTATGGTGACCTAAATATTTAGTTTGCACAAAAAGTAAAAGCCATAAATAAATCACTAGAAAATAAATCGCGCACACAAAATAAGAGCGCcgtgaaaaaagtaaattttcaaaaatttcagattAAGCAACAGCAAATTTCGCGTAAAAGAAATCAAGTtcggaaaaaaacgaaaagttaattacattgatttattttgcataccaaaaatcaaaaaaaaaaaaaaaaattaaaataaataaattgtaacgAATACAGAAAGCGAGCGACAAAATcgtaaatacttacatacaaacaaatacgTACGCAAAAACTTGTACTGTGTACCACCAGGTgtcaataataaattataattgttgtcaattaaaacaaaaaaacaacaaaaaggcaACACAAAATAACCTGCCAGAGGATTTCCCCCATCCTTGCCAGAAAACAGCAATCGGGGCGACTGAAAAGTTTGCAGTGAAAAGcaagaaatattgaattttaacATTTCAATTTCTGGCCAAGCCGTCCTGTTGTGTCAGCTTGGAGCGAAAGGTGTATTGAGGACCGTGTCGAACAATTAATACAGCTTAAGTCTTACGCACACTCTGCCCCTACCTCAGTGCGCAGCTCCCACGTGGATCCCGTAGTTGAGGCGTGTGAGCTACACATCACGATTTTGCAcgaaaattattactttttcaagTATACACTGGTCACCTTGGTGTCTGTTAGCGTGCATTATTGGCTTAACGCCAGTTATTTATCTCGTTCATGCGAAGGAATTTACGTCTGTATTGGAGGGCCCTAGCGCTGCTGGGTGCCCTCCTTTCGATAATCATTGACTGGCCGGGCATGATGGTGTATGCGATGCCAGCaagtgcagcagcagcagggcaacaacagcaacaacaagcgcGCACAATGGACACTTTATCACCTGTGAGTGCACTTTTCGCCGAGAGAGCATTTCACAACAATGCAACCGGCACAACCTACCGCAGCGGCTACAGCAGTAATGACAACAGCGACGATTTCGACGGTGGTAGTGGTGCCGGTGGCAGCCACATTGTTAGTGACAAAGTGCTTGTAAATGATAATTTCTCTTTTAATagtaatttaaatacaaatcgaAATAGTAGCAATAGTAGTAACTACAGTGAAAGTGAGCAacggcagcagcaacagcagcaagaaGAAGCACCGCCTTCAACAGAGGATCTGCCAAAAAGCAGTCGAGCGCAAAGTGTCACTGCTTTAGGTGCTAATGCAAGCAGCAAACGCTCAAGTGCCAGCGTTGGGAGTGATCGTAGTGCGAGCGCAAGTCATGAGCCTGCGCCACACGCACCACCAACTTCACGCGGCGATCTATTGCACAATGCGCAACGCATCAAAGTGCTGAATTTGATATCGAATAAGCGCAAGCGTAAAAAATTCAGCGATGAGAGTAGCGGCAATGAAGCAGCTGCGTATGCTGTTGATGCCGCTGTGGTAGCAAGCAGCAGCAACACCGTCGTAACACATCACAGCGCAACTACCGATCGTCAGGCTCGATCAAGTGATGCGGCCCACGATATCACCAGAACCACCACCGCCAACACACCACTCAGTTTTAGTGAAAATAGTATtagcaataaatatttaattaaaaataataatttaaataatcaaaatcaACAAATGGCCGTGGCGCCAAAACGAACGTTAAATAAACTCGAAACTACTACAatcgcaacagcaacaactagcAGTAATAAACTTAAagctaatataaaaaatgataacTATATTAACTACATTGAAGAGGAGGCAGTGGAAGAGGGGGAGGATGTGCACTCTGCCGTTAGTAATGATTATCAGGATGAGAGCAGCAGCTCTACAAGCCTTCCCTACTCCTTCACAGCGGCGCCGCTCTCTGCCGATGAAGCAGTGCTGGACTCCTCATACATCGCTGCTGCAGCAGCCCCTCCATCACCCGCCTTCACATTTGCTTCTGCGCATCACACAGCCATTCTGCTGTCGCGCACTGAGCGCAGCGTACGCCAACCAGAGTCCCCATCATCATCCCAGGCGGATGCGGTGGAGCAAGCGGCACCGGCTGGGGGCTCGACGTCGGCGACTTTGGCCGGTCGGCGCGCTGGTGGTCAAGTGGCTGTGCGTCATCATGGCGGCGCCAATGGTGGTGGCATAGTGCGACGTTCCTCTGACGGTAGTCCGAAAACGAGAAGACTGAACAATTTTAGAAACTCAAATGTCAGCAGGCATTTGCCCAGCAATTTGGATCGCAATGAGCGCTCGACCATATCACATTTGTCGGGTTTGGCGCGCAAAATTCAAATCTACATTAAGAATCGCTTCATACAACTGCTGCCCGATGGTACGGTGAATGGAACGCAGGACGAACAAAGTGATTACAGTGAGTACGAAAAttgtgtatttgtgtatttgAATATATGTTGATGAAGAATATGCTGGGAGAATATATAGATCGTAAGTAATTATTAGATACAAATGCAAAAGTTctttgctaaaaataaaaaaaaaattaaatattcttatATCTGTCAATGATTCATATCAATAATTCATGTGGGAAACAGCTATAACTCCAATCAGTTAATACGTAAATTTGTGATTAGGAACCGTTTCTTTTATTTGCTGCCATTAGAAGCAAATGAAGTTATTGGATAACTTGtgacaaaataattttgtaataaaacaatacatttttttcgaatatatcTAAAGATGTGATAGATTACAAACATCACAAAATGCGTTAGAAGCAAATGAGGAAAAATGGAATAAGGCAACAGGGCGAGAAAATAAGGCAACAGTCGTTTATTTCCCCTTAAGGCAGATAGAGCAAATGAGATTACCAAATGGACTCATATTCAGTGCAACTCATGAAAATGATCAGTCTGGCATACCACAGAGTCTTGCAGTCTCGTCTGCTCAGTGAGAGCATATCTCATACTTACCCGATTCTGAGATTGAGATCACCCTGCGCTTAGCCCGCCTCTAGCCAGTCGGTGGCGTGTCTTTGCCATTATTGAGTGAAATATGCACCCGTTTTGTATCGTTGGTTTCCATGGCTGAACGAAAGAGGCTAAATTACTGGATACCCCTTTTCCATGTAAATCCACTATGCCAGATCTCAATACGCTTACGGAACTATCATTACCTATGAAAGGGTAacattattttacatatttcaaaGGTAAGCCtacttttcataaattttttcttttatgaataTTAAACACGCAAGTTTgctatattattttcaataataagaAACTTTATCAAGCAAGAAAAGAGGGGCCAATATGACACGCAATAggagagaaaaattgcaaagagCGGCAGTGGTCGTAGAACCGACGAAAACTACTCATTTAGGGTTAAATATGCTATAGTGGGTAGAAACAAAATGCAACATTTCAGACGTGGAAACATTGGACGAGAAAAAGGTACCCGAATTCCGCCAATATCAATTTTTGCTTCACGCCACAACACCAAGGCGCTGTAGATAAATGCTTCCGTACAGCACCCCGCAattgttttttgaagattttggcTGCAGAATTTCCACGAAAAACTGTGAATATATTCATCGTTGACCCGAATACCGTATCGTCATCATTCCTATATCTAAGTGGACTAAccccatcatcatcatcaggcaGCGTTACAGCTTTAGCTTCATTCACGATTTTCTTCCAGGTGTCACGATGTTTGGCTGTTTTCCTACAGTTGCTTACGTGCATCTTTTTCAGGTAATTGATGACTTGGTCTAGCCAATGCACTTTTGTGCGTCCTCGTGTTTTCGAAACCAGCGGATTATAAATGGTTAAGGTTTTTTGTTCATGTGTTTGTTTATGTGTTCAATATGACCCGACTGACGTATTCTTTGTGGTTTAATGAGTTTAATAACATCTTCTCCTTTGCATAAGAATAACAGTTCGTTGTTGTACCGTAATCTATATGCGCCATGACTTTCCCGGATAGATCCAAAGATTTTTCGGTGTATTTCATGTTCGAAAATTTTTAGGCATTAAGCATCTACGTGTTTAAGTGTCCATGTGTTCGCATTCATAAATATGAACCGTGCCCATTACCACTTGGTAAATGTGCAGCTTACACCCACGTGCGAGAACTTTTGATTTTAGAAGATTTACACTggcaaagtatattttatttgaggTCAAGATTCGATATTGTATTGTGTGGGGCATATTGTTGTCCTTTTTTGGTAAAACACCGAGGTATTTAAATTGCTGAGACCCTTCAAAACAATATCTTACAatagttatattattttgtcaTTTATCTCCAGATTACAATATCGGCAAGGTACTAACTAAagcgtggttaagtttcaagggccggtgttgattttgaataaaatagaacttttctaggaaattattgtcatttcactttgttatgataatactggtatggttcGATTacatatggaataaaatataggccaaatggtaaaattttttgcgcaaaagagccattgtttcgttagctgtgtgagaAGTggtaccgtcctgttgaaaccacatatcatccacatccacatcttctaattcgggccataaaaagttcgttatcatttcacgatagcgaacactattcacagtaactgcctgaccggcctcattttggaaaaaatacggcctaatgatgccgccggcccataaaccgcaccaaacagtcactctttgtgggtgcattggtctttcggcaatcactcttggattatcattcgcccaaatgtggcaattctgcttcTTGAGGAATCCACTgaagtgaaaatgtgcctcatcactgaagatggtcATTCACTTGCCACTGttgcctgaataactttaacgcattgctcgattgtgtatctttccatggttcaaattgagttagtctgaaattaaaaaatgtcgaatgaaatgcaaaaaaaacttgacgtttagatgtggttcgcattcaacatcggcctttgaaatttaatcaccctttataagtgcATACTTTTTTTCTCACAGTTGAACTTTCGATTTCGTTAGAATTCTTGCCCATTCATCTACGGTTTGATTTCTTTCTTCTCTCTCAAAGTTACAGAGGAAATAATGCTCTTTAAATGGAGAAAGTGTCTTTCGGTTTGCTGTAAACATTCCTTTACAATACTTTTACATTAACATCGAGAACAATAACATAATCTGAATAACATAAAACTTACAAGAGAATGTATAGCAAATGTTGTATTATGAAACTAACATAGAAGTATTTTAAAGCTGCTGTTTTTGTAAGTTCTTCTGGTATTCTGATTGGTGTTTCAAAGTCACTTAAAAGATGTGCCGCCATGTGATTTTAAATATTCgcttgtgtatgtgtatgtgcgtttACGCAACCAGGGGTAATTAAATGGAAAACTTTTTGATTTGTGTAGTTGAACGAACTCTCAAATGACTACAAGtatcaatcaaattttaattttttctcacacatacatatttacgtactaAACGATTTGCCGTCTGCATTCCTGAAAGTACTTGTATGTTAAGTCTATGAAACTCATAGTGCTAGTTTCACTTCTACGCGTACGTACAAGTACAGgaattatttgtatgtatgtatgtataaaagtatatatttgTGTGCGTTTTATTGACTAGTTATTATTTAATGGACGCTTAGAGTTTTTAGGTTATCTGCCGTTTATTAgcaagaatataataaaaatttgtgcgaATGACAAgcgtgaaatttatttattcatctggaatatatttgcatattacTTATTTGCATACTTGTGAGCGTAGGcgtgaacaaaaaacaaaaagaaaataaaatagaaaaaataaataaatagaaaggaataaaataaatagaaaaaataaaaataaaaaataaaaactgaaaaattgcTAGTAAGGAATTAGTagcgatatacatacatacatacatgggccTGTATGGGCTACATATATTTAAAGCAATTAAGTAAAcggaaaaatattgtttggttTAAAAAGaggattaacaaaaattatgacaaCTAAAGACTCAGCAGACATAcgtaaaaaacatacatacatatttatgtatatatgcatgataaatatattatattttattatatttatatatgtatatgtgagtcTGTATTCTAATGTGTGTGTATAGGGGTTACTGAAAAGTCATATCGATGGTGAGTGCCTAAAATAAAGATGAAAAAGTGATTGATCAACAACATCTGTGGACTTTTCGCAAAACAACTTAAGTGACTTTAATTGGTTTCGCTTTAAGGTCAATAAACTCTGATCTATCTTagcaaaatgtaatattttattgaatattttaaatatagctACTCAAGCCAATGCTATAAATGATTAATAGACTCAattctaaatattaaaataaaataaataaaatatttatttattattatataatattttattacaattaatattttttataaatatattttattataatttatgttttttgtggttatattttattttaacttatattttttataaatattttttattataatttatgtcctttatagttaaattttatagtaatattttattttataatataattttatttatggcaATTTACCAAGAATATTATACCATATAaacaaagcttcaaactttgcagaaaagattaaaaaattgaacaaGGGTTAATTAgactttcaatttttattatattttttttaattttttacttttctttaattttaaaaaaattgttttggtatttattttttttatatattttatttatgtattaattgttttttatatatttttttaaatatattttttttatttttttattttttatttgcttatttgctttttattatttttgctttttttctcattattgtatttttattaattttatttttattttttaaattatttttttagtattttgccTTATTTCGAGGAAACCAAGCAATTTAGTGCCTTACACAAAAATAGAGCTAAGTCCACTTCAGTTGTTATTTGAAAACCACACAGaaatatgcaataaataaattaaataagtttcgctcttgaaatttaaaaaataaattaataactaaaattgaaaaaaaaatgcaaaaatactctatgagcgtaaaaaacttaacaaaaatatgaaaaatacgcAACTAAAACTTCTCGGTGCtactttttcttcattcatTTTCCGTACATTTTggccgttattcggctctgagccgACAGAATGAGCTAATAGgttgacgtcacttgggatgtgtttgcaaaaaaaaatgagattatatttcgttgccatctggacaacgactgattggacgagtatgtgaatatgtgtgaaattagtGAGCAGAAATCGGGTGCCGGATTTTCCAAAAGACGTGGTGACGGTTTACATACCGACTTCTTAGTTTCTATTcacctttattttttaatattttagttatCATTTCATTGAAGACCTCTGCCAATCTATTAGtgctaataaaaacaacaatatttaattcttttcagaacattgttttaatatttgtttaattttttatattaattctgtaatatttttgtttgctttgtactgaaattaaattttttgaattaatttaatttttgtactgaagtgaaatac harbors:
- the LOC128867813 gene encoding rho GTPase-activating protein gacZ-like codes for the protein MRRNLRLYWRALALLGALLSIIIDWPGMMVYAMPASAAAAGQQQQQQARTMDTLSPVSALFAERAFHNNATGTTYRSGYSSNDNSDDFDGGSGAGGSHIVSDKVLVNDNFSFNSNLNTNRNSSNSSNYSESEQRQQQQQQEEAPPSTEDLPKSSRAQSVTALGANASSKRSSASVGSDRSASASHEPAPHAPPTSRGDLLHNAQRIKVLNLISNKRKRKKFSDESSGNEAAAYAVDAAVVASSSNTVVTHHSATTDRQARSSDAAHDITRTTTANTPLSFSENSISNKYLIKNNNLNNQNQQMAVAPKRTLNKLETTTIATATTSSNKLKANIKNDNYINYIEEEAVEEGEDVHSAVSNDYQDESSSSTSLPYSFTAAPLSADEAVLDSSYIAAAAAPPSPAFTFASAHHTAILLSRTERSVRQPESPSSSQADAVEQAAPAGGSTSATLAGRRAGGQVAVRHHGGANGGGIVRRSSDGSPKTRRLNNFRNSNVSRHLPSNLDRNERSTISHLSGLARKIQIYIKNRFIQLLPDGTVNGTQDEQSDYSKFNKNNNRCLNFTRKFINFKFFNLHYTRGLKINQPTSFLNNLLTKYVFVY